In Ananas comosus cultivar F153 linkage group 10, ASM154086v1, whole genome shotgun sequence, the following proteins share a genomic window:
- the LOC109716401 gene encoding 60S ribosomal protein L18a-like protein: MTSKEEGKSTGEPQTPQQQQQYGTFQGVPTYPPQPPAMGFPQPTPPPGITGHLPPHSAPTYYARAYQTAAPGYEQVVEGRPLREPRLPCCGCGVGWFLFIIGFFLAAIPWYVGAFILLCVRRVDYREKPGYIACTIAAVLAAIAIIIGATKGADAW, translated from the exons ATGACGAGCAAGGAGGAGGGGAAGAGCACGGGCGAGCCCCAGACcccgcaacagcagcagcagtacgGCACCTTCCAAGGCGTGCCCACCTACCCTCCGCAGCCGCCGGCGATGGGCTTCCCCCAGCCGACTCCGCCGCCCGGCATCACCGGCCACCTGCCGCCCCATTCTGCCCCCACCTACTACGCCCGCGCCTACCAGACCGCTGCTCCAG GTTATGAACAAGTTGTTGAAGGCAGGCCGCTAAGAGAACCACGCCTCCCATGCTGTGGATGTGGTGTTGGCTGGTTTTT GTTCATAATTGGCTTCTTTCTTGCTGCTATTCCCTGGTATGTTGGAGCTTTCATTCTACTTTGTGTTAGGAGGGTGGACTATAGGGAGAAACCAGGGTATATTGCTTGCACAATAGCA GCCGTTCTTGCCGCAATTGCTATTATCATTGGAGCAACAAAGGGAGCTGATGCGTGGTGA